The following coding sequences lie in one Jatrophihabitans sp. genomic window:
- a CDS encoding beta-propeller fold lactonase family protein, whose translation MTSSVSGLLLVGGYTPPTGAGQGIRLVSEFDGELADRGVLAATESPSFLALSADGERLYAVNETDPGRVSAFGRTGSRAEPGLRSLGWQPTGGAHPCHLALHPSGRLLAVANYSSGSVAIHPLDDDGAVRPHAQLLRLHGSGPNAERQDSPHAHQVSFAAGGDELTVADLGSDRLWRYHHRAGAYALVDEVSLPPGSGARQLLLDPAAGRGYVLGELDNSVSTLQWRLPARLLSSVAGHAEPLSSGALSAALIAGPRPGLLYASHRGADRITVLRQDGDGVTPVAEFDSYGRSPRHLALDGNRLYIANQLSHTLVGVPVATDTGLPAGPVSSLELPSPSCVLPW comes from the coding sequence GTGACCAGCTCCGTCAGCGGCTTGCTGCTGGTGGGCGGCTACACACCTCCCACGGGCGCCGGGCAGGGCATCCGGCTGGTGAGCGAGTTCGACGGAGAGCTGGCCGACCGGGGAGTGCTGGCGGCCACTGAGTCGCCCTCCTTCCTGGCGCTCTCAGCCGACGGAGAGCGGCTCTACGCGGTGAACGAGACCGACCCCGGCCGGGTCAGCGCCTTCGGCAGGACCGGCTCCCGGGCAGAGCCGGGGCTGCGGTCACTCGGCTGGCAACCCACCGGCGGAGCTCATCCCTGCCATCTGGCGCTGCACCCGTCGGGGCGGCTGCTGGCGGTGGCCAACTACAGCAGCGGCAGCGTGGCGATCCATCCGCTGGACGACGACGGCGCGGTGCGGCCGCATGCGCAGCTGTTGCGGTTGCACGGCAGCGGCCCGAACGCCGAGCGCCAGGACAGCCCGCACGCCCATCAGGTGAGTTTCGCCGCGGGCGGGGACGAGCTGACGGTGGCTGACCTCGGAAGTGATCGGTTGTGGCGCTACCACCACCGGGCAGGCGCCTACGCCCTGGTCGACGAGGTGAGCCTGCCGCCCGGCAGCGGCGCCAGGCAGCTGCTGCTGGACCCTGCCGCCGGGCGGGGTTACGTGCTCGGCGAGCTGGACAACTCGGTCAGCACCCTGCAGTGGCGGTTGCCGGCTCGACTGCTGTCCTCGGTCGCCGGCCACGCCGAGCCGCTGTCCTCCGGCGCCTTGTCCGCAGCCCTGATCGCCGGGCCCCGGCCGGGCCTGCTGTACGCCTCGCATCGCGGCGCCGACCGGATCACGGTGTTGCGGCAGGACGGCGACGGCGTCACGCCGGTGGCCGAGTTCGACTCCTATGGCCGCTCACCGCGTCACCTGGCGCTGGATGGGAACCGGCTCTACATCGCCAACCAGCTCTCGCACACCCTTGTCGGGGTGCCGGTGGCGACCGACACCGGTCTTCCGGCCGGGCCGGTGAGCTCGCTGGAGCTGCCGAGCCCGAGCTGCGTGCTGCCCTGGTAG
- a CDS encoding glycoside hydrolase family 2 TIM barrel-domain containing protein gives MAEPGTGVHPRPQLTRDRWFDLSGEWQFSYDDSDVGLTRCWYQNWLESQGVAERAITVPFPPESVASGIGDTSYHRVLWYRRVFTSPHQSGERLLLHFGAVDYSAQVWVNGQLVAQHTGGHTPFHADITDALVGSDEQVVVVRVVDDPHDLEQPRGKQDWQEEPHAIWYERTSGIWKSVWLEPAPATRIEQLRWTPDVETATLRLDVRLNQVAQQPLRLRLLLTHEGVELADSTVSVLRGRASISVRLPQADMSLERQRMLWSPDTPNLFDAEVKLYAAGDKSETAEPIDLVGSYAAMRSIEASKNRILLNGRPYFLRLVLDQCYWTESHLAIPDPDAARREVELVRSLGFNGVRLHQKVADPSFLYWCDRLGLLVWAEMPAAYEFTTRTVDRITREWLEIQQRDYSHPCIIAWVPVNESWGVPNLASSAPQRSFVAALYHLTKALDPTRLVVGNDGWEQVVTDVITVHDYTSRAEVLRQRYGSDAGMIDTLEDVQPGYRTVLLPGMSRDGHPVMITEFGGISHDGDGGPSWHGYSVARTSEELLERYRALVDALLDAPAISGFCYTQFTDTLQEKNGLLTADRKPKADLATLRSITRRPSAAVPADEIGSFDYGDYPPTVMDTQISYGGAP, from the coding sequence ATGGCAGAACCCGGAACAGGCGTGCACCCCCGACCCCAATTGACCCGCGACCGATGGTTCGACCTGTCCGGGGAGTGGCAGTTCTCCTATGACGACTCCGATGTCGGTCTGACCAGGTGCTGGTACCAGAACTGGCTGGAGTCCCAGGGCGTGGCCGAGCGCGCCATCACGGTGCCGTTCCCACCCGAGTCGGTCGCGAGCGGGATCGGCGACACCAGCTATCACCGGGTGCTGTGGTACCGGCGCGTCTTCACCTCGCCGCACCAGTCCGGCGAGCGGCTGCTGCTGCACTTCGGCGCCGTGGACTACTCCGCCCAGGTCTGGGTGAACGGCCAGCTGGTGGCACAGCACACCGGCGGCCACACTCCCTTCCACGCCGACATCACCGATGCGCTGGTGGGCTCGGACGAGCAGGTGGTGGTGGTCCGCGTGGTCGATGACCCGCACGACCTCGAGCAGCCTCGCGGCAAGCAGGACTGGCAGGAGGAGCCGCATGCCATCTGGTACGAGCGCACCAGCGGCATCTGGAAGTCGGTCTGGCTCGAGCCGGCGCCGGCAACCCGCATCGAGCAGCTGCGCTGGACCCCCGATGTCGAGACGGCCACGCTGCGCCTTGACGTTCGGCTGAACCAGGTGGCCCAGCAGCCGTTGCGGCTACGGCTGCTGCTGACCCACGAGGGCGTCGAACTGGCCGACAGCACGGTGTCGGTGCTCAGGGGCCGCGCCTCGATCTCGGTGCGGCTGCCGCAGGCTGACATGAGCCTGGAACGGCAGCGGATGCTGTGGTCACCGGACACACCCAACCTCTTCGACGCCGAGGTCAAGCTGTACGCCGCCGGCGACAAGTCAGAGACCGCCGAGCCGATCGACCTGGTCGGCAGCTACGCCGCGATGCGCAGCATCGAGGCCTCGAAGAACCGGATCCTGCTCAACGGCCGCCCGTACTTCCTGCGGTTGGTGCTCGACCAGTGCTACTGGACCGAGTCCCACCTGGCGATCCCCGATCCCGACGCCGCCCGCCGGGAGGTGGAGCTGGTGCGCAGCCTCGGCTTCAACGGGGTCCGACTGCATCAGAAGGTGGCCGATCCGAGCTTCCTCTACTGGTGTGACCGTTTGGGCCTGCTGGTGTGGGCCGAGATGCCGGCCGCCTACGAGTTCACCACTCGAACGGTGGACCGCATCACCCGAGAATGGCTGGAGATCCAGCAACGGGACTACAGCCACCCGTGCATCATCGCCTGGGTGCCGGTCAACGAGAGCTGGGGAGTGCCCAACCTGGCCAGCTCCGCACCGCAGCGCAGCTTCGTCGCAGCGCTCTACCACCTGACCAAGGCACTGGACCCGACCCGGTTGGTGGTGGGCAACGACGGCTGGGAGCAGGTCGTCACCGACGTCATCACCGTGCACGACTACACCTCGCGCGCCGAGGTGCTGCGACAGCGCTACGGCAGCGACGCCGGCATGATCGACACCCTGGAGGACGTTCAGCCGGGATACCGAACGGTGTTGCTGCCCGGCATGTCCCGCGACGGCCACCCGGTGATGATCACCGAGTTCGGCGGGATCTCGCACGACGGCGACGGGGGCCCGTCCTGGCATGGCTACTCGGTGGCCCGCACTTCGGAGGAGTTGCTCGAGCGTTACCGCGCCCTGGTCGACGCGCTGCTCGACGCACCCGCCATCAGCGGCTTCTGCTACACCCAGTTCACCGACACCCTGCAGGAGAAGAACGGGCTGCTGACCGCTGACCGCAAGCCCAAGGCGGACCTGGCGACGCTGCGCTCGATCACGCGCCGACCCTCGGCCGCGGTTCCGGCCGACGAGATCGGCTCGTTCGACTACGGCGACTACCCGCCCACGGTGATGGACACCCAGATCAGCTACGGCGGCGCGCCCTAG